A stretch of the SAR86 cluster bacterium genome encodes the following:
- the prpC gene encoding 2-methylcitrate synthase — translation MGEKKLDGAGLRGQVAGKTALSTVGKEGKGLTYRGYAIEELAEKASFEEVAYMLLYGNLPNQSEYDLYSSKLKSYRALPDELKEVLERIPAEAHPMDVMRTGCSMLGNLEPEGDFSNQNETADRIMASFASIVTYWYRYSHDGVRVETETNHPTIGGQFLSLLTGKEPSEDHARALDVSLILYAEHGFNASTFTARTCASTLSDMHSCITGAIGTLRGPLHGGANEAAMEMIEKYSSREEAKAGVLDLLAKKEKIMGFGHAVYSTEDPRNAIIKVWSEKLSKLNGDTTLFEVSDEIERVMDEEKGMFANTDFFMASAYNYLGIPTAIFTPLFVIGRTSGWAANIMEQRADNRIIRPSEEYIGPDNSVWVDMSDR, via the coding sequence ATGGGTGAGAAGAAGTTAGATGGAGCAGGTTTAAGAGGGCAGGTAGCAGGCAAGACCGCTCTTTCAACTGTAGGAAAAGAAGGAAAGGGTTTAACTTACAGAGGTTACGCCATAGAGGAGCTCGCTGAAAAAGCTTCTTTTGAAGAAGTTGCGTATATGCTTTTGTATGGAAACTTACCAAATCAATCTGAATATGACCTATATTCATCTAAACTAAAATCATACAGAGCTCTCCCAGATGAACTAAAAGAGGTTTTGGAAAGAATTCCTGCCGAAGCGCACCCTATGGATGTTATGAGGACTGGTTGCTCTATGTTAGGAAATTTAGAACCAGAGGGCGATTTCTCTAATCAAAATGAAACAGCTGATAGGATAATGGCTTCTTTTGCTTCAATAGTTACATATTGGTATAGATATTCTCATGATGGTGTTCGAGTTGAAACCGAAACAAATCATCCTACTATTGGAGGTCAATTTTTATCCTTACTTACAGGAAAAGAACCATCTGAAGACCATGCTAGAGCACTTGATGTTTCGTTGATACTTTATGCTGAGCATGGCTTTAATGCATCTACTTTTACGGCCAGAACTTGTGCATCAACATTATCTGACATGCACTCTTGCATTACAGGTGCAATTGGAACTTTAAGGGGGCCATTGCATGGCGGTGCAAATGAAGCTGCAATGGAAATGATCGAAAAATACTCCAGCCGAGAAGAGGCTAAAGCAGGAGTTCTTGATCTGCTGGCTAAAAAAGAAAAAATAATGGGCTTTGGGCATGCTGTTTACAGTACTGAAGATCCAAGAAATGCGATTATTAAAGTTTGGTCAGAAAAACTTTCAAAACTAAATGGTGATACTACACTTTTCGAAGTTTCTGACGAAATAGAAAGAGTTATGGATGAAGAAAAAGGAATGTTTGCGAATACTGACTTCTTTATGGCTTCTGCTTACAACTATCTAGGAATACCTACTGCAATATTCACTCCATTATTTGTTATAGGCAGAACCTCAGGTTGGGCTGCAAACATTATGGAGCAAAGAGCTGACAACAGAATCATTCGTCCTAGTGAAGAGTATATCGGACCAGATAACTCTGTCTGGGTCGATATGTCAGATCGTTAA